In a single window of the Nicotiana tomentosiformis chromosome 10, ASM39032v3, whole genome shotgun sequence genome:
- the LOC104097715 gene encoding uncharacterized protein has translation MSGYAKMMKDLMSRKFDFQDLETVTLTKTCSVVMSRPIAEKLSDPGSFTIPCTIGSYAFAKALCDLGASINLMPLSIYKKLGIGRARPTSMLLQLADRTMKRPSGILDDVLVKVGNFVFPTDFVILDCKVDEEISIILGRPFLAIGESSD, from the coding sequence ATGTccggttatgcaaaaatgatgaaggacttgatgtctcgtaagttcGACTTCCAAGACTTGGAAACTGTCACGTTGACAAAAACTTGTAGTGTTGTTATGTCAAGACCTATAGCTGAGAAGTTATCTGACCCTGGAAGCTtcacaattccatgcaccatagGTAGCTATGCATTTGCcaaagcattgtgtgatttgggagcaagtATAAATCTGATGCCATTGTCTATCTATAAaaagttaggcattggaagagcacgGCCCACATCCATGTTACTGCAGCTAGCTGACCGGACGATGAAAAGACCATCAGGTATACTTGACGATGTACttgtgaaagttggaaatttcgtGTTTCCAAcagattttgtcattttggactgcAAGGTAGATGAGGAGATTTCCATAATTTTAGGAAGGCCGTTCTTAGCCATAGGGGAGAGCTCTGATTGA
- the LOC104097714 gene encoding probable inactive receptor kinase At1g27190: MTTETTSPIFFFTLLLLTFTSTPSFSIENDIKCLEGIKSALSDPLNKLSSWSFSNTSVAASICKLVGVSCWNEKENRLISLQLPSMSLSGSLPPSLQYCTSLQSLDLSGNSLSGSLPVQLCSWLPYLVNLDLSGNSFSGSIPPEFINCKFLNTLLLNDNKLTGSIPFEIGRLDRLKRFSVSNNGLTGPVPDDLDRFLKDDFEGNNGLCGKPLGSKCSNLSNKNLVIIIAAGIVGAAGSLILGFGIWWWFLVQPSKKKNRELIDGKGSNNSSDWVEKLRAFKLVQVTLFQKPINKIKLNDLLAATNSFDSDNIVISTRTGISYRAMLPDGSALAIKRLSSCKVSTEKQFRSEMNRLGQLRHPNLVPLLGFCVVDSERLLVYKHMQNGSLYSLLHGNLSTGVRSSNCELSWPARLRIAAGAARGLAWFHHGCQPPYLHQYLSSNVILVDDDLDARITDFGLASLVGSSDSNDSSFVNGDLGEFGYVAPEYSSTLVASMKGDVYSFGVVMLELVTGRKPLGAGNADEGFKGSLVDWVNQLSSSGRSRDVIDKSFVGRGQDDEILRILQIACSCVVSRPKDRPSMYTVYQSLKSMVKEHCFSEHFDEFPINLTKQNHDHKD, translated from the coding sequence ATGACAACAGAAACAACCAGTCCCATTTTCTTCTTCACTCTTCTCCTCCTTACTTTCACTTCAACCCCATCTTTCTCCATTGAAAATGATATCAAATGTCTTGAAGGAATCAAATCTGCACTTTCTGACCCACTCAATAAGCTCTCATCTTGGTCTTTTTCAAACACTTCTGTTGCTGCCTCAATTTGCAAACTTGTTGGTGTTTCTTGCTGGAATGAGAAAGAAAACCGGCTCATTTCTCTTCAGCTCCCTTCTATGTCTCTCTCCGGTTCACTCCCACCTTCCCTTCAGTATTGTACCTCTCTTCAATCCCTTGATCTCTCTGGTAACTCCCTCTCCGGTTCACTCCCGGTTCAACTCTGTTCTTGGTTGCCTTATCTTGTTAATCTTGACCTTTCAGGCAACTCTTTCTCCGGTTCTATACCTCCTGAGTTTATCAACTGCAAATTCTTGAACACCCTTTTGCTAAATGACAATAAGCTTACTGGTTCGATTCCTTTTGAGATTGGCCGGCTCGACCGGCTGAAACGGTTCAGTGTGTCAAACAATGGTCTTACCGGTCCGGTTCCTGATGATTTAGACCGGTTCTTGAAGGATGATTTTGAAGGGAATAATGGGCTTTGTGGGAAACCACTTGGATCTAAATGCAGTAATTTGAGTAACAAGAATCTTGTTATTATTATAGCTGCTGGTATTGTAGGTGCTGCAGGATCTTTGATTCTTGGATTTGGGATTTGGTGGTGGTTTTTGGTTCAGCCTAGTAAGAAGAAAAATAGAGAACTTATTGATGGTAAAGGCAGTAATAATAGCAGTGATTGGGTTGAAAAGTTGAGAGCTTTTAAGCTTGTTCAGGTGACATTGTTTCAAAAACCTATTAACAAGATTAAGTTGAATGATTTATTAGCAGCTACTAATTCTTTTGATAGTGATAATATTGTTATTTCAACTAGGACTGGTATTTCTTATAGAGCTATGTTGCCTGATGGATCTGCATTGGCTATTAAAAGGTTGAGTAGTTGTAAAGTGAGTACTGAAAAACAGTTTAGGTCCGAGATGAATCGATTAGGACAGCTTAGGCATCCAAATTTAGTGCCTTTATTGGGTTTCTGTGTTGTTGATAGTGAAAGGCTTTTGGTGTATAAGCATATGCAAAATGGGAGTTTGTATTCACTTTTGCATGGTAATCTTAGTACTGGGGTTAGGAGTAGTAATTGTGAGCTTAGTTGGCCAGCTAGGCTTAGGATTGCTGCTGGTGCAGCTAGAGGACTTGCTTGGTTTCATCACGGGTGCCAACCGCCCTATTTGCATCAATACCTTAGCTCAAATGTGATTCTAGTAGACGATGATCTTGATGCTAGGATCACGGATTTTGGGCTTGCGAGCCTCGTTGGTTCTAGTGACTCGAATGATAGTTCATTCGTCAATGGGGATTTAGGAGAGTTTGGTTATGTGGCTCCTGAATATTCAAGCACGTTGGTTGCGTCGATGAAAGGGGATGTTTACAGTTTTGGAGTCGTGATGTTAGAGTTGGTGACCGGACGAAAACCTCTTGGCGCGGGTAATGCTGACGAAGGATTTAAAGGTAGCCTAGTTGATTGGGTTAATCAACTCTCGAGCTCAGGTCGAAGTAGGGATGTGATTGACAAATCTTTTGTTGGAAGAGGTCAGGACGATGAAATCTTGCGAATTCTTCAAATTGCTTGTTCTTGTGTGGTTTCAAGGCCGAAAGATAGACCATCTATGTACACAGTGTACCAGTCATTGAAGAGCATGGTGAAAGAACATTGCTTTTCGGAACACTTTGATGAATTTCCAATCAACTTGACCAAGCAAAATCATGATCATAAGGATTAG
- the LOC138900152 gene encoding uncharacterized protein produces MEAAGTSRVTELHELDEFRYHAFESTRLYKERMKIIHDKHIQERIFKPGDVVLLYNSRLKLFPGKLESRWSGPFIVVQVLSSGAVEIESEDGTNRFRVNGQRLKHYLGMDEEKVVSVIYLKVPQLLSEP; encoded by the coding sequence ATGGAGGCCGCTGGTACAAGTAGAGTCACAGAACTTCATGAACTCGACGAGTTCCGTTACCATGCTTTTGAAAGCACCAGGTTGTACAAGGAAAGGATGAAGATCATACACGACAAGCATATTCAAGAGAGGATTTTCAAACCCGGAGATGTCGTGTTGTTGTATAATTCAAGATTGAAACTATTTCCGGGCAAGCTGGAATCTAGATGGTCGGGACCATTTATAGTGGTGCAAGTACTCTCAAGTGGAGCTGTAGAAATTGAATCTGAGGATGGAACGAACAGGTTTAGAGTtaatgggcaaaggttgaaacattaccttggtATGGATGAGGAAAAAGTTGTATCGGTGATTTATTTGAAGGTGCCTCAATTGTTGAGTGAACCTTAA